Genomic DNA from Streptomyces sp. NBC_01571:
TCCGCAGTTCGAGCAGTTCATTGCACAGTCCTCCGTCACTGTCATTGCACGGTCCGGCCGGCGCCCCGCTCGAGGTCTGTAGCGATCGCTACTCGCCTCGAGCGGGGTCCCTGCCGCTTCAGGCGGGCGTGTCCTTCACCCAGTCGACGAACCCTTGCCAGGCGGCCGGCCCGACCGGTACGTGAGCCCGCTCCCGGCACTTCGTATCCCGGACCAGGGCGCCCGCCGCGGGTCGCGCCCACTCCACGCACGATCCGCTGTCGGTGTACGTCGACGTCGTCCAGATCAAGGCTTCGTTCTGAGCCTTCTGCACAGCGCCCCCTTCGTGCCGTCGATCAACTCCAGTGACTGGCGCGGCGACAGGGCCAGGCCCTCGAGCCGCTCCCACGCAGAAACATAGGCGGCGACATCATCGGGGCGAGTGGTGATCTCGGAAGACGTCAACGACTCGACGAACACGGCCCGCTGCCCGGCCGCCCGGTACAGCGTGAACGGCCCGGCGAGACCCGGGTGGGCCTCGGCGCCCTGCGGCAGGATCCGCAGCGTCAGACGCGGCTGTAGCGCCTCGACGGCGAGGAGCCGCTCCAGCTGGTCGACGAGCGCCGCGGTCCCGCCCACGGGCCGGTACAGGGCGCCCTCGTCGATGATGAACGTGGAGGCCGCGCGCAGCTGGTCGATGCGCCCGCGGCGGACGTCCGCCCGCTCGCCGACCGTCTCCAGCGGCAGGGCCGGGCTCGTCGACCGGATCGCGCCGCACGCGTAGGCGTAGCCCTGCAGCGCGCCCGGGATCAGCAGCGGCTGCCAGGTGTGCACGGTCTCGGCCGCGGCCTCGATGGCGGTCAGGCGTTGGATGTGCTCGCCGAGCGTCTCGCCCGGCGGCTCCCAGATGGTCGTCACGATGTCCTTTCGAAGAGGGGGAGGGAGGCGGCAGGAGGGAGGCCTAGCCCCCAAATCCGGGGGGCTGAGCGCTCCTTCGCCCCTGCCTCCCTCGCCTCCCTGACTGGCCATTTCCGCAGGTCATGTACAGGGAGGCGGGTTAGGGAGGCGGTGAGGGAGAACTCCCTCGGTCCTCGCGGCTCCCTCTACGCGGCTTCTCGCCGGGCGAGGGCGGCACGGACCTTCTCGCGGTCGACGACCATCACGCCACTCTTGTGCGGGGCGGCCTCGAACTGCTCGAGGTACTCCTTCAGCGTGCTGTGGTTCCACTCCCGGTAGACGGGCTCGTTCAGCTGGTACAGCCGGTGCAGCACCTCCGTGGTCGGCACCCGCGGCTCGAGCCCGAGAACGTGCGCGATGTCGGCGAGGTGGTCGACGTCGCGGACCGGCGCCAGCTGCCGGACAGCCGCGCGGCCGTTGCGAGACTCCAACGCGCGGGCGGCGACCTCCTTCGCCGGGTCGGTGTCGATGAAGTACGTCCGGACCGTGATGGACGGCTCCCCGTCCGGGATCCGGATTCCGTCCGAGGCGACAACGACCGTGCCCTTGTCCTTGCCCTGCCGCAGCAGGTGCGGGGCGGCGCCGGCCTCGACCGGCGCGTCACCGAGCGCCATCTTCGCCTGCGACTCCGTGCCCAGGACCAGGGAGGCGCGGGTGTGGGCACCCTCGCGGACCAGCTTCGGCAGGTTCTCGTCGGTCGGGTCCTGGGTGCCCTGCCACAGGGTGACGTTCACCGCGCGGCCCTGGTTGTGGATGCGACGGCACGCCATGAAGTACCGGGACGTCGCCTTCTTCCCGCCATACGGCCGGCCGTCGAGCCCCTTGAGCGGGTTCATGAACGCCACCTGCGCCTCGTCGACGATGATGACGAGCGGGTGGTGGTCACCGGTCGGGTCCTGCAGACGGCGCTCCATCTCCTGCACTCCGGCCTCGACCATCTCCGTGACCGCCGCGGCGTGCTCGTCGGTCGGACCGTAGATGTACACCGAGGCCAGGCCCTCGAACATCCCCCAGTCGCCGATGCCCTTCAGGTCGCCGATCCAGAACTCGACGGACGCATCGAACGCCAGCCACAGGGCGATAGATCGCAGGCTGGCAGTCTTGCCCTGGTTGGACAGACCGGTGATGAGCAGGTGCCGCTGGTAGACGCTCAGTTCGGCCTCGTCGCCGCGCAGGGACTGGCCCCACGGGGCACGGCCGAGCTTGTAGTCGGCGCGCACGTCCTCGCTGGTGAGCAGCGGAGACATGCCGATCGGCTCGTCGAGCGCACCGGAGTCGGCGATCCACAGGCGGACGGTACGGGCGGCCTCCGGGATGGAAATGAACACCTCGTGCTCGTGCCTGCCCAGGTTCTCGGCCAGCTTCCGGCGACGGTTCTGGATCTCCTCGGTCGACACCCCGGACGGCAGGGTGACGTCGACCTCGACACCGCAGCCCGCCATGGTGATCGGCGACAGCAGGGCCGCGCCGGCGTCGCCCATGTCCTCGATGGCCTTCCGCAGCGCGGACACCCCGAGATCCCGGAAGGCGACCACAACGACCGAGGGCGTGATCGCAACCTCGTCCCGCTGCGATGCGGGCAGCGCCCACTGCGGAGCGGCGTGCCGGCTGCGGCCAACCGACCAGGCACCGGCGAGAGCGAGCCAGGGAGCGGCGTACAGCAGCGGGCCCCAGATGAGACCCGCGAGGACGGCCGCCCAGCGGACGGCTTCCACTGCGGCTTCGAGCGGGACGAGAACATCCCGAACATCCTTGTTCGCCCAGGCCAGAAGGATTCCGACGAACAGCAGCAGGCCCGTTCCGGCGAGGGCCGCGGAGCCGATCGCCTTCGGCAGCGCGAGCATCGCCTGCAGCGTGTCCATCCGCCTGCGGTGGCGGGCCATGCGGAAGGCGTGCCCGCGCTGCTCCCACTCGGCGACCTTGTCCATCAGGCCCGCGGCTTCGGCGGCACGGATCATCCGCTCGTACCGGGCGGCGCTGCGGCCGTCCCAGGTCCGGCGGGCGAGGACCCGGGCGCCACCGACCGTGTAAGAGGAGTGCCGGACGGCCAGGCGGCCCACGGACCGTACCCGCTCGTCGGCGAGGGCCGCACGGGCAGCTGTACGGAAGCGGGCCCGGCGCCGCTCCTGCTGGCTGCCGTCGCCCTGTGGCGGCTTGATCAGGGTCACTGTCATGCTGGTAGTTCCTTCTCTCTGATGAGGGTTGGGAGGCCCGGGGACGGCCGTTCTGCTTGGCGGCGGGATGCCGTCCCCGGGGCGTGGCTACTGGTAGCGGCGGAGCTCGCGTTCGATGCGGCGGGCGGCCTGCTCGTGGTCGCTCATCTCGCGGCGGGCGGCGGCACGTTCGGGCCCGCGGCTGGTGCGCATGGTGACCTTGGCGTTCGCGGCGGCCTGGCGGGTCTCGGAGAGGCGGCGCTGCAGGGCGTCGACCTCGCGAGCGCCGCGCTCCTCGGCCCGCTGCTCGATACGGTCGGCCTCCCGCTTGATCCGGTCGTCGATGGTGTCGACGTCCCGCGGGCCAGCCATGGACTGCTTGCCGGCCTTCAGGGCGAGCCAGGTCAGACGGCGCTTCTCGGCTCCGGTGTACGAGGTG
This window encodes:
- a CDS encoding DUF397 domain-containing protein; this encodes MQKAQNEALIWTTSTYTDSGSCVEWARPAAGALVRDTKCRERAHVPVGPAAWQGFVDWVKDTPA
- a CDS encoding DUF5753 domain-containing protein, which gives rise to MTTIWEPPGETLGEHIQRLTAIEAAAETVHTWQPLLIPGALQGYAYACGAIRSTSPALPLETVGERADVRRGRIDQLRAASTFIIDEGALYRPVGGTAALVDQLERLLAVEALQPRLTLRILPQGAEAHPGLAGPFTLYRAAGQRAVFVESLTSSEITTRPDDVAAYVSAWERLEGLALSPRQSLELIDGTKGALCRRLRTKP
- a CDS encoding ATP-binding protein — encoded protein: MTVTLIKPPQGDGSQQERRRARFRTAARAALADERVRSVGRLAVRHSSYTVGGARVLARRTWDGRSAARYERMIRAAEAAGLMDKVAEWEQRGHAFRMARHRRRMDTLQAMLALPKAIGSAALAGTGLLLFVGILLAWANKDVRDVLVPLEAAVEAVRWAAVLAGLIWGPLLYAAPWLALAGAWSVGRSRHAAPQWALPASQRDEVAITPSVVVVAFRDLGVSALRKAIEDMGDAGAALLSPITMAGCGVEVDVTLPSGVSTEEIQNRRRKLAENLGRHEHEVFISIPEAARTVRLWIADSGALDEPIGMSPLLTSEDVRADYKLGRAPWGQSLRGDEAELSVYQRHLLITGLSNQGKTASLRSIALWLAFDASVEFWIGDLKGIGDWGMFEGLASVYIYGPTDEHAAAVTEMVEAGVQEMERRLQDPTGDHHPLVIIVDEAQVAFMNPLKGLDGRPYGGKKATSRYFMACRRIHNQGRAVNVTLWQGTQDPTDENLPKLVREGAHTRASLVLGTESQAKMALGDAPVEAGAAPHLLRQGKDKGTVVVASDGIRIPDGEPSITVRTYFIDTDPAKEVAARALESRNGRAAVRQLAPVRDVDHLADIAHVLGLEPRVPTTEVLHRLYQLNEPVYREWNHSTLKEYLEQFEAAPHKSGVMVVDREKVRAALARREAA